The sequence below is a genomic window from Flectobacillus major DSM 103.
TTCCTTCGCTTACGTTCATTGAATGTAGGATATAATTTGCCAAAATCTGTTGCCAAAAAACTCGGAGCAGAGGGTATTAAAGTATTTGTGAATGGAACAAACCTTTTCTTGATTACCAAATACACAGGACTTGACCCAGAATCTAGTGCTAGTAGTGACCAAAATGCACAAGGGATTGATTTGGGTACTCCACCACAGCCACGCAGTTTTCAAGCTGGTTTTAATTTGACATTCTAGTTACTGATTTGAATACTATCAAATTTCCCAATTCAGTACCCAAATTTTAAATTTTGAAATATGAGAGCTTTAAAACATATATATTCTATAGGACTAATAGCTTTACTTACATCATGTGCCAATTATTTGGATGTAAAGCCATTGGAATCTATTTCAGATACCCAAACCATTTACGACAAAACATCCTCTGAAACAGCTATCAGAGGGGTCTATTCAGCCCTTGCCAGTGGTAATTATTATGGTACTACCTTCCAATCTATTGGCTATTTATCGGGCGATAATATTCAGTGGACTGGCTCGCAGTCGCAAGTACAGGAGTTTATTAACAAAAAAGTAAACGCCGAAAACTCGACTATTTCAGGTGCATGGACAGCCATTTATGTTACTATCAACCGTGCCAACAATGTGTTGGCAAAAGTACCAACAGTAACAGACCCACTTTTGACTGATGCCTTAAAAAACCAAATTATTGGTGAGGCATATTTTATCAGAGCTTTAGCATATTTTGACTTGGCTCGTACTTGGGGAGGCGTACCCATTGTGACCAAACCAACGGCTAGCCCAACCGAAAATAGAGGTATCGGCAGAAGTACTCAAGCCGAAACCTATGCACAAGTATTAAAAGACTTAGAAGCTGCCGAGCCACTATTACCCGCTACAACCGACCGCTACCGAGCTACTCGCAAAACGGTTTGGGCTTTGCGTGCTCGTTATCATTTGTACCAAAAAGAATGGGCAAAAGCAGAAGAATACGCAACTAAGTTGTTGACAGATACCAACTACCGTTTATTAAAGCCATTCAATGCGTTTTTTGCGAATGATGCCAGAGGTACACAAGAATCAGTTTTTGAGATTTTCTATAGTGCCAACGAACCCAACGCTCACCGCAACCAATGGCAGCCTCAAACCAACGGTGGTACTCGCCAGTGGGCTCCTAACGATGCTATTGTAGCATTACTCAACGACCCAACGGTAGGTGGTACACGCAGTACTTTGGTAGCAAAAGATAACCAAAACCGTTGGTATGGCAATTTGTACTACCGTACACCTGCCACCGACCCAAGTTATGTAATTCGTATTGCAGAATTGTATTTGATTCGCTCGGAAGCTCGTGCTAATCAAGACAAAATAGCCGATGCCCTTGCCGACTTAAATGCAGTGCGTGACCGTGCTGGTATTGCCGCAAGTACCGCTTCGACAAAAGACAATGTACTCTTGGCCATTGAAAATGAAAGAAGAGTAGAGTTTGCATTAGAACCACATCGTTGGTATGATATTGTAAGAACAGGCCGTGCCGCACAAGTATTTAATGTCACCGATGCCAACAGATTGGTATTACCGATTCCAGCAGGAGAATTATTGATTGACAAATCTTTGGTACAAAATAAAGGATATTAATTTTTAGTCTACAGGCTAGGCAACTAGCCTGTGGCTTAAACCCAATACTCAAATGGCTAAATCTTTAGAAATTAACTCGCAAAGCGAATGGAGTAGCACCGAAAAACTCATTTTTAAGTTTTTTGGTATCTATTTCTTTTTGCAGGTGCTACCCCTCGACCTTAGGTTTTTCAAGCACCTTTTTTCTATCAATTGGTTGAATGTAGGCTATCGTGATATTTTTTATTTGTCAAAATACGCTCCAAGCTTTACAGGAAACGATAATTTTATCAATTGGTTTATTATTGCAGTTGTTGCAGGAATCGGAACATTTCTATGGGATAACATTTACAAAAAAACTATCGATTACGATAAACTCTATTATTGGGTACGAGTACTAGTACGTTATCGTTTAGCCATTGGCGTTATTGCTTATGGGTTTCTTAAATTCTTTCCAATTCAATCACCAATTCCTTCTATCAGTAACCTCAATACCGAATATGGCGATTTTACTGCTTGGAAACTTTTCTCGCTCGGCTTAGGGGTTGTTCCTAGTTACCAGTCTTTTTTAGGATTGGTAGAAATTGTTGGAGGTTTATTACTCCTCAATAGAAAAACCACAACGATTGCTACTTTAATTATTCTACCATTTGCGGGCAATGTGGCCATTTCCAACATTGCTTACGAAGGTGGCGAATATGTTTATGCTTTTTATCTGATAGCTTTAGCACTTTACCTTTTTGCCTTCGATGCCATCCGATTATTCAATGTATTATCTTTAGAAAAACCTACTTTACCGAATCGTTTTCAGCCTGTATTTGACAAAAAATGGAATCAATTTAGAATAGCCATCAAACTAGCCTACGTGATTTTCTTTATTGTATTTTATGGCGTAAAGACGTATGCAGGATACCAAAAAGGTAGTTATCATTTCCCAGCTCAAAAAGGCTTAGATAATACCGCTGGACTCTATAATGTAAGTGAGTTTAGATGGAATAACCAAAGTATTCCATATTCAAAAACAGATACTTTACGCTGGCAAAATGTGGTATTTGAAAAATGGAATACCATCAGTATCAAGTCTAACAAACCAGTGTTTATAGAAAATTTACCAAGCGAAGAAATTTTTAAAGAAGACACCGCTCGTATTTATGAATTGTCGGGTTCGCAAGGTCGCCATTATTATCAGTATAGTGTAGATAGTTCAAAATCAACACTTTTGCTAAAAAACAAGAATATTAACCATCAAAACGACAAGTTTACGTTATCGTTCAAAAAGCTAAATGATTCAACGATTGTTTTGTCGGGAGTAAATACCCAACACGATTCTGTTTATGCAGTTTTGAACAAAATCAACAAAAAGTACTTGACTTTTGAAGCCAAAAAACTAGGAAGAAGAAGTATCCTAAAGTTATAATTCATACCATAAATTCTAATAAAGATGTCTATTTCAAATCTAAACATAACACAAGAGAATTTGGGTACTGAATTGCCTGAAAACTCAGCGGAAACACCTCAGACCACAGCACCAAGGGTGTGGGCATCATGGGAAAAAATACTTTTTAGAATCGCTTTCGTATTCTTTATTGCTATGTCTTTTCCCAATAGTTGGGATTGGTATAAAGAAATATTTTCTTTCGACTGGCTACACCTACATTATCGTGATTTGTACGATATAGCTCGCTTTGGTTCAGGTCTCAATTTCTTTGGTAATAAAATTTTTGGGTCTTCGCTCAACGGTTATGCTGTATGGGTTATTACCTTAATTTTTTCTGTGGTGGTTGGTCTTATCTGGTCAGCAATTGTATATTTCACAAAAAAAGACAAAACAGAATACAACCTTTTGTATTACTGGTTACGAGTATTGGTACGTTATCGTGCAGGAATCGGCATTATTGGTTTTGGCTTTACCAAACTCACACCAACACAATTGCCATATCCTTCGTGGGGCATTCTCAATACCAACTTTGGTGATTTGACTTTACAGAAAATTTATTGGCTTTCAATTGGTATTGTGCCGTGGTACGAAGTATTTACGGGCGTGGTAGAAGTAGCGGCCGGAGCATTATTGTTTTTCAGAGCCACTACTTTTTGGGGTTCAGTATTACTTTTCGGAGCATTGGCCGATATTGTGTATGTAAACTTTGCCTATGATGGTGGTGTTCATGTGTATAGCTCTTATTTCGTATTGTTTTCAGCCTTCTTATTGATCGACTACATTCCAGATTTGTACAAGCTTTTGATTCAAGAAAAGTTGACAGTACCTTTTCATTATTACCCAAATTTTGACAAAACCTGGCAACGTATCACTCGCATTAGCCTAAAAACCCTTGTCATTATTTTATTTTTGCCCGTATTTACTTATTTGGCCGTTATCAATTTCTTGTACGACCCATACAAGCAACCAGCCCAAAAAGGTATTGCTTCGTTGCGTGGCAATTATAATGTTACCGAATTTAAAATTAATGGACAGGTTTTACCTTATAACCCTTTAGACACAACCCGTTGGCAACAAGCTACTTTTGAAAAATGGACAACCCTTACTTTTAAAGTTAATAAGCCTGTCGAGCTAGATTTATCAAATGGAGGTGGAGCACCAATGAGAGACATCAACCGAACCTTTGAGCTAACAGGTGTAGCAGGCGGTCAACGGGTATTTTACTACCAAGCCGATACTGTTCATAAAGTGTTGTATTTACAAGATAAAAATCGTGGGTCAAGAAATGCTGAAAATCGTGAATTTTTAGGAAATAGAGGAGACTTCAATCTGAAAGGAAACGCGCCAGAAGTATTGGCAAAAAAGAAAGAAAAAGCAGACAAAGAGGCCGAAAATTGGATTCCAAAAGAAGCTCTCGCAGTGATAGGTAACGAAGACAGTAAGATAGAACCCATTGCACGCTCTGCTCGTAGAACGAAGGGAATCAAGTCTGAAAGTAAACCTGTAGAACGTAATAAAATGATTTTGACATATACTGTTTTAGATGGTGGCAATAAGGTATTACTTTCGGGTATCAACGAAAACAAAGATTCTATTCATGTTACCTTAGAGCGATATACCAAAAAATATGCACTTTCAAGAAGCACCTTGGAGGCAGGAAAATACAATTAGACAATACCCTAAAAATCAAATAATTACATTATCATAAACTTTAGGACAAAGGTATATCTATCAGGTACAATTTACTAGCATAGCTACCTTGCCAATAGGCATCCTTTGTCCTTTTTGTCTTTTACCTTGTATTTATATTGAAGACATTGAAACCTATTGCAGGCTAGTATCTTCAATAGCTATTTTCTTATTTAGTTGGCTAATAAATTCGCCAGTTAGCTTTTTTTAACTTTTTCAATTACTTGGCTATTTCTCTGTCAGAAACCACAACAAAGAAAAGCTTTTCAATCAAATCGTTTCATTAAACAATGACGTTTATGCAAATTAGAAAATTACACATCATCACATTGTTATTTTTGAGCATATCCACCTCGATATTGGCTCAAATAAAAACAGTTACAGGAACAGTCAAAGACAAAGATACTGGAGAACCCCTTCCAGGAGTTACTGTTATTGTAAAGGGAACAAGCACAGGAACTGTTGCTGACCAAAAAGGGAATTACAAAATAAATGCTTCTGAAAAATCTATTCTGTCCTTTTCTTTTATTGGTTATAGTACAATTGAAAAACTTGTGGGCAATCAGTCTACTATATCTATAGATTTAGTATCAGACAACAAACAATTGGCCGAAGTACGCGTGGTAGGTTATGGAACACAAACGAAAGCCGAATTTACGGGTTCAGCGGTAAGGGTTTCGGGCGATGTTATCAAAGAGCAACCCATTCAGAGTTTTGACCAAGCTCTTTCGGGGCGTGCAGCTGGGGTAAATATTGCTCAGCCCAATGGAGTACTCAACAACCCTCCTGTTATTCGTATTCGTGGGGTCAATTCTATTTCATTGAGTTCGTATCCATTGGTAGTAGTAGACGGTATACCTATCAACACTGGTAACGTTTCGACAAGTACGGCTGTACCCAACAACCCCCTTGGCGACATCAACCCTGCCGATATTGAGTCGATAGATGTACTCAAAGATGCTGCATCTACTTCTATTTATGGGTCAAGAGCCGCAGCGGGTGTATTGCTTATTACAACCAAACGCGGAAAAGCAGGAAAAGCCCGCATCAGCTACGAAGCATGGACTGGTGTATCGGAGGTAACACGCTTGCCTAAATTATTGAATGCCGAACAATTTATTGCTATTAAGAACGAGGCTGTTTTAAACGCCAAAATTTTGGGTGGCAATGCCAACAACAGTAACGTAGCATCGGCATTATTTTTTCCAAATTACGATGCCAACAATAACCCTATTGATACTCGTTGGTACGACTATATTTACCAAACTGGTACATCCCAAAACCACAATATCAGTGTATCGGGAGGAACAAATGCTACATCCTATTACCTTTCGGCCAACTATACCGACCAAAAAGGCTTTTTGGTAACGAACGAATTCAAGAGAAAATCAATCCGTTTTAATATCGACCAAGAAGTAACCAGCTGGCTAAAACTTAAAGGAGGGCTTTCGTACAATAATAGCTTCAACCAGTCGCCTTACTCTGGTTCGTTGGCCAACTCCAACTTTTTCTTGGTAGGAGCAGCTCGTTTGGCCATTGCGTTACCTCCAAACGTACCTGCTTATAATGCCGACGGCTCTTACAATATCAACCCTAATAGCCCCAATACCATTGGCGTAGGCAACAACCAATTTGTAAGTAACTGGGGAAACCCCGTAGCCCTACTCAACGAAAACCGTTATACCTCTGAAAACGACCGTGTTATTGGGAGTATTTCGGCTGTAGCTAAGCTGTTAAAAAACTTAGATTTTACAACTACTTATGCTATTGACCGCCTCAGAACCGACACCTACAGCTATGATAGCCCTATTCAAGGCAACGGGTTTTCGAGCAGAGGTAACGCTACCAACGTAGCCGCCATTAGAGATAATTGGAACTGGACCAATACCCTTAATTATAGTACTGTTATTGCCGACAAACACAGTATTTCGGCCTTATTGGGTTATGATTTACAAAAGTTTAACTACAATTCTTGGGGTGCCTCAAGAACACAAAGCTCAGACCCTTTCTTTGAAAACTATCAAGGTAACTGGGGAGCTATTTCGGCCACTGGCAACGATATTAGCGAAAGAGCATTCTTGTCGTTTTTCTCACGCTTGAGCTACGACTGGAAAAAGAAATACTTCCTTACTTTCAACTTCCGTCGTGATGGTAACTCGGCTTTAGGATCGGGCAAAAAGTACGGTAATTTTGGAGGTGTGTCTGGTGGATGGTCTTTATCTGAGGAAGAATTTTACAAAACAACGCAATTAGCCACTATTTTAAACAATGTAAAATTAAGAGCTAGCTGGGGACGTGTAGGAAATGGTAACTTGAGCGATGCCTTCAGCTCGTTAGAGTTATACAGCGGCTCGTTGTATGGTAGTGCCTCAACATGGGCTATTTCACAAGCTGGTAATGCTAATTTGGGTTGGGAAACCAGTAACCAAACCAATATCGGTGCTGATTTAGGGCTTTGGAACGACCGTGTACAAGTAGAGCTTACCTATTTCAACAACGACGTAAACGGTTTGATTCTTAGTGCCCCACAGGCGGTATCAAAGGGTATTCCGGGCAATGCCATTTTGGGTAACGTAGGCTCTATGTACAACCGTGGTATTGAACTAGGTATTACTGCCAATGTAATTCGCAAAGGTAATTTCTCGTGGAATACCTCATTGAATTTCACAAAATTAGAAAATAAAGTAACGGCACTAGCAGAAGGTAACACCGATATTATTGGAACAACACACGTATCGTACGAAACTACCAATATTACGCGTGTGGGGCATTCGGTGGGTAGCCTCTATGGAGCCAAAACGGCAGGTGTTAACCCCGCCAATGGTCAACGTATTTTTATCAATGCCAAAGGCGAACAAGTACAATATAGCCAAGTGGTATTGCCAGGCCAAAGCCAATGGACTTACCTAAATGGCGAAAAAGCCCCAGCTATTACAGGTGCCGACTATTACCTTATTGGTAACGCTTTACCGACATGGTATGGTGGTTTGAGCAATAACTTCAAATATCAAAACTTTGATTTGGGAGTCAACTTGTCGTTTTCGGGTGGCAACTATATCATGAACGGTACACGTGCTACTTTGCTCGACCAACGGGCTTACAACAACTCTGTCGAAATTTTGAATCGCTGGCAAAAACCGGGAGATATTACTGATATTCCACGATTGGTCTACAACGACCAGTTATCTAGTGGTTCATCATTCCCTGTGTCTACTAATGCCGAAAAAGCAGATTTCTTACGTTTACAAAATCTATCATTGGGCTACCGTATTCCTACTGCTTTGTTTGGCAAAAGCGGTATTACATCGGCTCGTGTATATGTACAAGGATCAAACCTTTTCTTGATAACAAAATATACAGGTACTGACCCTGAATCGTCGGTAAATGGTAACTCAAACACCACCCCGGGTGTTGAGAAAAACTCGGTAGGACAAGCCCGTACATTCACTTTTGGTATCAATGTAGGATTTTAACCAAGCGACTTTATAGGCATCAAGAAACTTTAATTTAATTCAGCATGAAAAAATTCATAAAACATACTTCTATTTCTCGTATCAGCACTGCCATGTGCTTAGGACTACTTTTAGTGGCTTCGGGGTGTGACGAAGATAAATACCTCAATCCAAAGCCAGCAACTTCTATTTCTGGAGCAAACGCCTTTGACACGCCCGAAAGAGTATTGGGCTTGGTGAATGGCATTTATAAAGCAGTAAAAAGCGGTAACTTCTATGGAGGCAACTATTATACCTATTCGGAGGCTCGTGGCGAGGAGTTTATCAACCGTACCAGTAATACCTTTACAGCCTACGAAGCTTGGAACCAAACACTAAATTCTGGCTCAAACTTTGTGGCAGGTTTTTGGGCTGCTGGCTATGGAGCTATCAATAACGCCAATATTGTAATAAAAGGCTTAACCGACAATCCAACTGTTGTTAATGCAACTCTTAGCAAGCAGTATATTGCTGAAGCCAAATTTTTGAGAGCTCTCAGCTATTTTAGTCTTGTTACCTTGTATGCTCGTCCTTACAACGAAAACAAAGGGACATCGCCAGGTTTACCTTTGCGTTTACAGGCCGAAACTACTACAGCTAATAATGGGTTGAAAAGAAGCTCGGTAGCCGAAGTATATGCCCAAATTATCAAAGACTTGGACGAAGCTGAGGCCGACTTACCCAATAGCTATTCAAGCAACCTGTTGAATACTACCCGTGCTCACAAAAATACGGCTATTGCCCTCAAAACCAGGGTATATCTCAACGCTGGCAATTATGCCAAAGTAATAGATGAAGCCAAGAAAATTGTGTCTAATGCTGCTCCTTTTGCCGCAACAACGGGTGTAAACCACAAGCTTCAGAATATCATTGAAATTTTTACGACTAATTATACTTCTACCGAATCTATTCTGTCTGTACCTATGACCGAGCTCGACAACGTCACAGGGCAGTCGTCGTTTCCTTATGTATTCAATGCCAACTCAGAGTATAACCTCAATCCAAATGGTATTTGGGGCGATACAGAATGGAAATCTACCGACTTGAGAAGAACATTTGCTCGTACAGCATCTGGGGTGCAATTCCTAACCAAGTACAACAAACCTTCTCCATTCCTAGACTATCTGCCTATTATTAGGTATTCGGAGGTATTGCTCAACTACGCAGAAGCGGCTGCTCGTACAGGAGATTTAACCAAATCGCTCGAACTATTAAAGGCTGTACGCAACCGCTCTGATGCTAGCTATGTATTCCCAACAAGTAATGTTGCTACTCAAACGGCGTTGATCAATACTATCTTGAAAGAAAGACGTATCGAGCTCTTGGGTGAAGGTTTCCGTTCAAACGACCTTGTTCGCAACTTGCTACCACTACCAGCCAAAGCTAGCAGCTCGTTGAGTGCCCCTGCCGTTGAACCCTCACAAGCCAACTATGTTTTTCCATTACCAAACGTAGAAATTGTAAGCAATAAATTATTACTCGAATAAGCATTTCACTTGCCCCAATAGCAGTTTCAGCTATTGGGGCTTTATAAAATACCCTATCAATGAAGTATTTACCCTTATTGTTATGCCTACTATCTTTCGGAATAACGGCTCAACGAGTTCGTCAGCCCGAAAACCAACACGCTCAGCATAATAATACACAGCACGAAGTACACGATGGTGAAAGCCATGATAGCCATAGTCACCTCGAACATATTTTAGATTATCGAAAAGAAACCGTTTATGTTCCTAACCTACCTCCTGCCCAAATTTTGCAGGGGATTGGTCAGGTAGATTTCAAAATCACAACCAAATCTCCCAAAACACAAACTTTCTTCAATCAAGGAATTGCCTTATTACATTGCTTTTGGGACTTTGAAGCCTATCGGGCTTTCAAAGAAGCCATTCGTTATGACTCTACCGCTATTATGCCTTATTATGGCCTATACAGTGCGATTGGTGCAATTGAGGGCGATGAGTTTAAATACGACCAAAAATTAGCGGTTCAAAAGCTTAAACAACTTAAAGCTAAAGCCTCAGAACGAGAAAAAATTTATGCCGAAGCTATTTTGGCTCGCGACTCGGAAGCCGACGGGGGGAAAGCAGCGTATCAGAAAAAATTAGAAATCATTATCGATAAATATCCCGACGACCTCGATACAAAGCTATTTTTGGCACTTAGCAAAATGGGAGGATATGATTCAAAAATGGTGCCTCGTGAAGGACAACTCTATGCCGAATATTTACTAAAAGATATTCTCAGAACAAATCCTGATAACGCTGCTGCACACCATTATTGGATTCATCTAAAAGAGAATTGTTGCCCAGAACAAGCCTTAGAAAGTTCAGAAAAACTGCCCAAATTGGCTAATAACTCTGGCCACATGGTACACATGCCTGGGCACGTGTATTATAAATTGGGCAACTACAAAAAGGCTTTTGATGCCTTTGTAGCAGCTGTAAAGGTAGATTCTATTTACATGAAGCAATTCAACATGCCCGAAGTGGATACATGGAATTATATTCACAATATCAATTACTTACTTTCTAATTGTGCTGAAGATGGTCGTTATTCAACAGCTTTATATTATGCCGAAAAGCTAAAAAATATGCCTGCTACCAAGGAAAGAAAACGCAAATATGAAGGGCGTTTTTTCTATCAGGGCATTATTGCTCCTGCCAAAATGGAACTCTGCTTTGGTTTCTACAAAAAAGCAGCCGACCGCCTTGGAGCTATTCAGCTCGATAAAGACAGCCTTTTTACCCAAAAAGCCATTGCCTACAAAGACGGCCTTTATTACTTTGCCTTGGGAATGGATGCCGTAAAAAACAACAGAATAGAAGAAGCCAAACATTTTGTAGATGCTCTCGACGCTTCTTTATGGCGGAATGGTAATCAAAATAATCCTAGTGAGGCTATCTCGACACGCCGTTTAGCCGATTTGAATGTGGCTTCTTTAGAATTACAAGGGGTTATCAAAAGTGCCGAAAATAAACATAAAGAGGCTATTGCTTTATTGGAAAAAGCCCAACAAAAAGAGGAAGATTTGGGCTATAGCGAACCTCCAACATACGCCCGTCCGGTATTGATTAGTTTGGCTGAAGCTCAACTAAAAGCTGGAAATTATACCAAAGCTATAACGGCTTATCAGGAGCTATTGAAGCGTCATCCCAATACGGCCAATGCCTATTGGGGTTTATACAAAGTTTACAAACAAAAAGGCGATACCGCTAAGGCTCAAGAAAACGCCCAAAAATTAGCAGAAGTAGCACAATTTGCCGATAAATTTTTGTTTCCATTATAAAACACAGTGTATCAGCTATATACCTCTTAGCACTTTTATTTTTCTAATTTGATATTTTTCACATTTACACAAAACCTTTATATCACATGAAAAAATACGCAACATACATCGGAATACTTTTGCTAGCAGGGGTGATTTCGTCGTTTGAACTCGACCCCCAATATGAATCTGA
It includes:
- a CDS encoding tetratricopeptide repeat protein; translated protein: MKYLPLLLCLLSFGITAQRVRQPENQHAQHNNTQHEVHDGESHDSHSHLEHILDYRKETVYVPNLPPAQILQGIGQVDFKITTKSPKTQTFFNQGIALLHCFWDFEAYRAFKEAIRYDSTAIMPYYGLYSAIGAIEGDEFKYDQKLAVQKLKQLKAKASEREKIYAEAILARDSEADGGKAAYQKKLEIIIDKYPDDLDTKLFLALSKMGGYDSKMVPREGQLYAEYLLKDILRTNPDNAAAHHYWIHLKENCCPEQALESSEKLPKLANNSGHMVHMPGHVYYKLGNYKKAFDAFVAAVKVDSIYMKQFNMPEVDTWNYIHNINYLLSNCAEDGRYSTALYYAEKLKNMPATKERKRKYEGRFFYQGIIAPAKMELCFGFYKKAADRLGAIQLDKDSLFTQKAIAYKDGLYYFALGMDAVKNNRIEEAKHFVDALDASLWRNGNQNNPSEAISTRRLADLNVASLELQGVIKSAENKHKEAIALLEKAQQKEEDLGYSEPPTYARPVLISLAEAQLKAGNYTKAITAYQELLKRHPNTANAYWGLYKVYKQKGDTAKAQENAQKLAEVAQFADKFLFPL
- a CDS encoding RagB/SusD family nutrient uptake outer membrane protein encodes the protein MRALKHIYSIGLIALLTSCANYLDVKPLESISDTQTIYDKTSSETAIRGVYSALASGNYYGTTFQSIGYLSGDNIQWTGSQSQVQEFINKKVNAENSTISGAWTAIYVTINRANNVLAKVPTVTDPLLTDALKNQIIGEAYFIRALAYFDLARTWGGVPIVTKPTASPTENRGIGRSTQAETYAQVLKDLEAAEPLLPATTDRYRATRKTVWALRARYHLYQKEWAKAEEYATKLLTDTNYRLLKPFNAFFANDARGTQESVFEIFYSANEPNAHRNQWQPQTNGGTRQWAPNDAIVALLNDPTVGGTRSTLVAKDNQNRWYGNLYYRTPATDPSYVIRIAELYLIRSEARANQDKIADALADLNAVRDRAGIAASTASTKDNVLLAIENERRVEFALEPHRWYDIVRTGRAAQVFNVTDANRLVLPIPAGELLIDKSLVQNKGY
- a CDS encoding RagB/SusD family nutrient uptake outer membrane protein, with translation MKKFIKHTSISRISTAMCLGLLLVASGCDEDKYLNPKPATSISGANAFDTPERVLGLVNGIYKAVKSGNFYGGNYYTYSEARGEEFINRTSNTFTAYEAWNQTLNSGSNFVAGFWAAGYGAINNANIVIKGLTDNPTVVNATLSKQYIAEAKFLRALSYFSLVTLYARPYNENKGTSPGLPLRLQAETTTANNGLKRSSVAEVYAQIIKDLDEAEADLPNSYSSNLLNTTRAHKNTAIALKTRVYLNAGNYAKVIDEAKKIVSNAAPFAATTGVNHKLQNIIEIFTTNYTSTESILSVPMTELDNVTGQSSFPYVFNANSEYNLNPNGIWGDTEWKSTDLRRTFARTASGVQFLTKYNKPSPFLDYLPIIRYSEVLLNYAEAAARTGDLTKSLELLKAVRNRSDASYVFPTSNVATQTALINTILKERRIELLGEGFRSNDLVRNLLPLPAKASSSLSAPAVEPSQANYVFPLPNVEIVSNKLLLE
- a CDS encoding SusC/RagA family TonB-linked outer membrane protein; translation: MQIRKLHIITLLFLSISTSILAQIKTVTGTVKDKDTGEPLPGVTVIVKGTSTGTVADQKGNYKINASEKSILSFSFIGYSTIEKLVGNQSTISIDLVSDNKQLAEVRVVGYGTQTKAEFTGSAVRVSGDVIKEQPIQSFDQALSGRAAGVNIAQPNGVLNNPPVIRIRGVNSISLSSYPLVVVDGIPINTGNVSTSTAVPNNPLGDINPADIESIDVLKDAASTSIYGSRAAAGVLLITTKRGKAGKARISYEAWTGVSEVTRLPKLLNAEQFIAIKNEAVLNAKILGGNANNSNVASALFFPNYDANNNPIDTRWYDYIYQTGTSQNHNISVSGGTNATSYYLSANYTDQKGFLVTNEFKRKSIRFNIDQEVTSWLKLKGGLSYNNSFNQSPYSGSLANSNFFLVGAARLAIALPPNVPAYNADGSYNINPNSPNTIGVGNNQFVSNWGNPVALLNENRYTSENDRVIGSISAVAKLLKNLDFTTTYAIDRLRTDTYSYDSPIQGNGFSSRGNATNVAAIRDNWNWTNTLNYSTVIADKHSISALLGYDLQKFNYNSWGASRTQSSDPFFENYQGNWGAISATGNDISERAFLSFFSRLSYDWKKKYFLTFNFRRDGNSALGSGKKYGNFGGVSGGWSLSEEEFYKTTQLATILNNVKLRASWGRVGNGNLSDAFSSLELYSGSLYGSASTWAISQAGNANLGWETSNQTNIGADLGLWNDRVQVELTYFNNDVNGLILSAPQAVSKGIPGNAILGNVGSMYNRGIELGITANVIRKGNFSWNTSLNFTKLENKVTALAEGNTDIIGTTHVSYETTNITRVGHSVGSLYGAKTAGVNPANGQRIFINAKGEQVQYSQVVLPGQSQWTYLNGEKAPAITGADYYLIGNALPTWYGGLSNNFKYQNFDLGVNLSFSGGNYIMNGTRATLLDQRAYNNSVEILNRWQKPGDITDIPRLVYNDQLSSGSSFPVSTNAEKADFLRLQNLSLGYRIPTALFGKSGITSARVYVQGSNLFLITKYTGTDPESSVNGNSNTTPGVEKNSVGQARTFTFGINVGF